From a single Micromonospora carbonacea genomic region:
- a CDS encoding GNAT family N-acetyltransferase — protein MTYQETLPGLGELSLVEVDPQAHAELLHGWVTQPRAVYWGMGGYTVEEVREVYAFVDGLATHHAYLILLDGAPVGLFQTYRPEADPVGERYAVLPGDIGMHLLLSPGRRPPRDFTGAVGPALVRFLFRDPTRQRVVVEPDVRNELALRRLARSGFTLDDEIDMPDKRARLAFLTRDRFETLFPAPLPG, from the coding sequence GTGACGTACCAGGAGACCCTGCCCGGCCTCGGCGAGCTGTCCCTCGTCGAGGTCGACCCGCAGGCCCACGCCGAGCTGCTGCACGGCTGGGTCACCCAGCCCCGGGCCGTGTACTGGGGCATGGGCGGCTACACCGTCGAGGAGGTCCGCGAGGTCTACGCCTTCGTCGACGGGCTGGCGACGCACCACGCGTACCTGATCCTGCTCGACGGCGCGCCGGTCGGCCTGTTCCAGACCTACCGGCCGGAGGCCGACCCGGTCGGCGAGCGGTACGCGGTGCTGCCCGGCGACATCGGCATGCACCTGCTGCTGTCCCCCGGCCGACGCCCGCCGCGCGACTTCACCGGCGCGGTGGGGCCGGCGCTGGTGCGGTTCCTGTTCCGGGACCCGACCCGGCAGCGGGTCGTGGTCGAGCCGGACGTGCGCAACGAGCTGGCGCTGCGCCGGCTGGCGCGCTCCGGGTTCACCCTCGACGACGAGATCGACATGCCGGACAAGCGGGCGCGGCTGGCGTTCCTGACCCGGGACCGCTTCGAGACCCTCTTCCCCGCCCCGCTGCCCGGCTGA
- a CDS encoding MFS transporter, giving the protein MRSPLGTLTTLYVTQYLGIGFITVGLTAILRDGGTSLDTLALLQFVGLIWPIKFLWAPLLDRFGSRRLGHYRSWLLALQGGLVLALLALLPYPRPAGQLGPIVAICAAYVLLSATQDIAVDAVAVRVLSERARGVGNGVQVSASYVGNLLGGGACVVVYDRYGWVPAILLLAGLTAVGLLVVWRFREPPRVARPAGVGPAYRALWSVFGQPGCRWWTFGVVPLVYTGAGAAYALVSPALVDAGWSLERIGVVTGVVTSVPAVVAGLAAGALVGRLGRAGVLVAAGVALAASTAALLPLLTGRAPLAPTVLALSAFMAAYTAANVVLYTVNMDYSRPGSGGTDFTVLSSFGLVCSFAAASVGLAAADRVGYPAVAVGSVVLVAAGVAVGVAHQRRHPRPAPAPAAGPAAPVAPATVRTGP; this is encoded by the coding sequence GTGAGGTCACCGCTGGGCACCCTCACCACCCTCTACGTCACCCAGTACCTCGGCATCGGGTTCATCACCGTCGGCCTGACCGCGATCCTGCGCGACGGCGGCACCTCGCTGGACACCCTCGCCCTGTTGCAGTTCGTCGGCCTGATCTGGCCGATCAAGTTCCTCTGGGCGCCGCTGCTCGACCGGTTCGGCTCCCGCCGCCTGGGCCACTACCGGTCCTGGCTGCTGGCGTTGCAGGGCGGCCTCGTGCTCGCGCTGCTCGCCCTGCTGCCGTACCCCCGGCCCGCCGGGCAGCTCGGGCCGATCGTGGCGATCTGCGCCGCGTACGTGCTGCTGTCGGCCACCCAGGACATCGCCGTCGACGCCGTCGCCGTCCGGGTGCTCTCCGAGCGCGCCCGGGGCGTCGGCAACGGCGTCCAGGTGTCCGCCAGCTACGTGGGCAACCTGCTCGGCGGGGGCGCCTGCGTGGTCGTCTACGACCGGTACGGCTGGGTGCCGGCGATCCTGCTGCTGGCCGGGCTGACCGCCGTCGGGCTGCTGGTGGTGTGGCGCTTCCGGGAGCCCCCGCGCGTCGCCCGTCCCGCCGGCGTCGGGCCGGCGTACCGGGCGCTGTGGTCGGTGTTCGGGCAGCCCGGGTGCCGCTGGTGGACCTTCGGCGTCGTGCCGCTGGTCTACACCGGAGCGGGCGCGGCGTACGCCCTCGTGTCGCCCGCCCTGGTCGACGCGGGCTGGTCGCTGGAGCGGATCGGCGTCGTCACCGGCGTCGTCACCAGCGTGCCGGCCGTCGTGGCGGGGCTGGCCGCCGGAGCCCTGGTCGGCCGGCTCGGCCGCGCCGGGGTGCTCGTCGCCGCCGGGGTGGCCCTGGCGGCGTCCACGGCGGCGCTGCTGCCGCTGCTGACCGGTCGCGCCCCGCTCGCGCCGACGGTGCTGGCGCTGTCGGCCTTCATGGCCGCGTACACGGCCGCGAACGTCGTGCTCTACACCGTCAACATGGACTACTCCCGGCCGGGCAGCGGCGGCACCGACTTCACGGTGCTGTCGTCGTTCGGGCTGGTCTGCTCCTTCGCCGCAGCCTCCGTGGGGCTCGCCGCCGCCGACCGGGTCGGCTACCCGGCCGTCGCGGTCGGCTCGGTCGTGCTGGTCGCGGCCGGCGTCGCCGTGGGCGTGGCGCACCAGCGCCGCCACCCGCGCCCCGCGCCGGCCCCCGCCGCCGGGCCCGCTGCGCCCGTGGCCCCGGCGACCGTGCGGACCGGCCCGTGA
- a CDS encoding outer membrane protein assembly factor BamB family protein: protein MPAAAPSSPPVRRPRARRYGAVAAALAVVAVAAPAPAVAAPAAPVGAAALEEVMFVGNNWEGTVDVIRSRGDYARLGRVNVVPDKQQRLWEIYLNPIKLAFYLGIQQGPGEGHDQLVDDMYTTPDGTALVASRPSFADVVSIDLRTGAVRWRFPVSGFRSDHMAVSPDGTRVAVSASTSDTVHVLDIDTGKQLGSFGTGDTPHENIFTGGGRYIWNMSIGDVNSSFDAPSQDWTKGDRKITIADAGTFAKVKEIDMRPRLDAYGRSDLSDAVRPAVFTPDESRLYFQVSFFNGFVEYDVAGDRVTRVATLPKNPNTTEDRTKWVNDSRHHGMSISPDGAKLCVAGTMDDYTTIVDRSTLTPGPLVTASKPYWATVSGDGRDCVISESGADQVTAISFATGQKVVSVPVGDHPQRVRIGHLPAGWTPPAAR, encoded by the coding sequence ATGCCCGCAGCAGCACCGTCGTCCCCGCCCGTCCGCCGTCCCCGCGCCCGGCGGTACGGGGCCGTCGCCGCCGCCCTCGCCGTCGTGGCCGTCGCCGCGCCGGCCCCGGCCGTCGCCGCCCCCGCCGCCCCGGTGGGCGCCGCCGCCCTGGAGGAGGTGATGTTCGTCGGCAACAACTGGGAGGGCACCGTCGACGTCATCCGCTCCCGGGGCGACTACGCCCGCCTCGGCCGGGTCAACGTCGTGCCCGACAAGCAGCAGCGGCTCTGGGAGATCTACCTCAACCCGATCAAGCTCGCCTTCTACCTGGGCATCCAGCAGGGCCCCGGCGAGGGGCACGACCAGCTCGTCGACGACATGTACACCACGCCGGACGGCACCGCGCTGGTGGCGTCCCGGCCCAGCTTCGCCGACGTCGTCTCGATCGACCTGCGCACGGGCGCGGTGCGCTGGCGGTTCCCCGTCTCCGGGTTCCGCTCCGACCACATGGCCGTCTCCCCGGACGGCACCCGCGTCGCGGTGTCGGCGTCCACCTCGGACACCGTGCACGTGCTCGACATCGACACCGGCAAGCAGCTCGGCTCGTTCGGCACCGGCGACACCCCGCACGAGAACATCTTCACCGGCGGCGGCCGGTACATCTGGAACATGTCCATCGGGGACGTCAACAGCTCCTTCGACGCCCCGTCGCAGGACTGGACCAAGGGTGACCGGAAGATCACCATCGCCGACGCGGGCACCTTCGCGAAGGTGAAGGAGATCGACATGCGGCCCCGCCTCGACGCGTACGGCCGCAGCGACCTCTCCGACGCCGTCCGGCCGGCGGTCTTCACCCCGGACGAGAGCAGGCTCTACTTCCAGGTGTCGTTCTTCAACGGCTTCGTCGAGTACGACGTGGCCGGCGACCGGGTCACCCGGGTCGCCACGCTGCCGAAGAACCCGAACACCACCGAGGACCGCACGAAGTGGGTCAACGACTCGCGGCACCACGGCATGTCGATCAGCCCGGACGGGGCGAAGCTCTGCGTCGCCGGGACGATGGACGACTACACCACGATCGTCGACCGTTCCACCCTCACGCCGGGTCCGCTGGTCACCGCCAGCAAGCCGTACTGGGCGACGGTGAGCGGCGACGGCCGCGACTGCGTCATCTCGGAGTCGGGCGCCGACCAGGTCACCGCGATCAGCTTCGCCACGGGCCAGAAGGTGGTCAGCGTGCCGGTCGGCGACCACCCGCAGCGGGTGCGGATCGGGCACCTCCCCGCCGGCTGGACCCCGCCGGCTGCCCGGTAG
- a CDS encoding S1 family peptidase, with translation MVRWRTLTGLLAAALAAVTAGSLTLAAPAAAGDATVTPNVVGGTPAAQGEFPFMVRLSMGCGGALYSPTLVLTAAHCVSRTGANTSITATLGVVDLQSASRITVRSNYVYRAPGYNGSGKDWALIRLATPVTGLATLPIATSGAYDSGTFTVAGWGAAREGGAQQRYLLKATVPFVSDSVCSANYGGDIIPAEEICAGYASGGTDTCQGDSGGPMFRRDAANAWIQVGIVSWGNGCARPNYPGVYTQVSYFASAIASAAASLGG, from the coding sequence ATGGTTCGCTGGCGCACCCTCACCGGCCTGTTGGCCGCCGCGCTGGCCGCGGTGACCGCGGGCAGCCTCACCCTCGCCGCACCCGCCGCCGCGGGCGACGCCACGGTCACCCCGAACGTGGTCGGCGGCACGCCCGCCGCCCAGGGCGAGTTCCCCTTCATGGTGCGGCTCTCCATGGGCTGCGGCGGCGCGCTCTACAGCCCCACCCTGGTCCTCACCGCCGCGCACTGCGTCAGCCGCACCGGCGCCAACACCAGCATCACCGCCACGCTCGGCGTGGTCGACCTCCAGTCGGCCAGCCGGATCACCGTCCGGTCCAACTACGTCTACCGCGCGCCCGGCTACAACGGCTCCGGCAAGGACTGGGCGCTGATCCGCCTGGCCACCCCGGTCACCGGCCTGGCCACCCTGCCCATCGCCACCTCCGGCGCGTACGACAGCGGCACCTTCACCGTCGCCGGCTGGGGCGCGGCGCGCGAGGGCGGCGCGCAGCAGCGCTACCTGCTCAAGGCCACCGTGCCGTTCGTCAGCGACTCCGTCTGCAGCGCCAACTACGGCGGTGACATCATCCCGGCCGAGGAGATCTGCGCCGGCTACGCCTCCGGCGGCACCGACACCTGCCAGGGCGACTCGGGCGGCCCGATGTTCCGCCGCGACGCCGCCAACGCCTGGATCCAGGTCGGCATCGTCAGCTGGGGCAACGGCTGCGCCCGCCCCAACTACCCGGGCGTCTACACGCAGGTGAGCTACTTCGCCTCCGCGATCGCCTCGGCCGCCGCCAGCCTCGGCGGCTGA
- a CDS encoding penicillin acylase family protein yields MTLLRESTPPPASLAPPVGPPVRAAGIHRDTWGVPHLWADTVDDLARLQGRATALDRAWQIEVERWRCEGRLAEHVGPAEVGWDRFARRARLDDTARRCYARLDPATRRWVAAYAQGINDGLAEGAAAAPEFAAAGCAPGRWRPWSPLGVFLVQHVLFSTFPNKLWRAHVAATLGPAATALFDVEAPGGSGSNAWVTPADPATGRGPVVAGDPHRILELPGVYQQVRLACPEFDVLGFAFPGVPGLPHFGHAGDVAWAVTNAMADYQDVYRERLRRDGDVVLVREADGWAPARRRVEHVVVRDGEPVPVEVIETARGPVVDHDRDTGEALSLRAPSRVEQRCGFDALLPLLRSRTVDDVATALKDWVEPVNSVLVADRSGAVTQLVAGLVPVRDDRCRREPVPAWEPRYRWSGRYAALPRTTVTGSTACANDRRPDVAALGRDFAPPHRARRIRALLAEGAAPAAVHMDTRLDVGVLRGVLGRLDPDARTGPARDLWKRLAAWDGRMAADSGDAAAYAAWRAALARGLHEHPALRPLRAPGAYDELFRPWTNPLGRIGHALDAVVAGLPGLGVDVGPVAAAALEEVAHGDPPGTWGQRHALHPVHLPVCPEVDAAVAAMRDRVALAGDSDCVLATSSVPGLSDACWRGPVARYVWDLTDRAASRWVVPFGASGRPDDPHFADQLPLWATGDLVPVETDWRLLTRESEKRDT; encoded by the coding sequence ATGACGCTGTTACGGGAGTCGACGCCACCGCCGGCGTCGCTCGCGCCGCCCGTCGGGCCGCCGGTCCGCGCCGCCGGCATCCACCGCGACACCTGGGGCGTGCCGCACCTGTGGGCCGACACCGTGGACGACCTCGCCCGGCTCCAGGGCCGGGCCACCGCGCTCGACCGGGCCTGGCAGATCGAGGTGGAGCGGTGGCGCTGCGAGGGGCGGCTCGCCGAGCACGTCGGCCCCGCCGAGGTGGGCTGGGACCGCTTCGCCCGCCGGGCCCGCCTCGACGACACCGCCCGGCGCTGCTACGCCCGGCTCGACCCGGCCACCCGGCGCTGGGTCGCCGCGTACGCGCAGGGGATCAACGACGGGCTCGCCGAGGGCGCCGCCGCGGCCCCGGAGTTCGCGGCGGCCGGCTGCGCCCCCGGCCGGTGGCGGCCGTGGTCGCCGCTCGGCGTCTTCCTGGTGCAGCACGTGCTCTTCTCGACGTTCCCCAACAAACTGTGGCGGGCCCACGTCGCCGCCACGCTCGGGCCGGCGGCCACCGCCCTGTTCGACGTCGAGGCCCCCGGCGGCTCGGGCAGCAACGCCTGGGTGACGCCGGCCGACCCGGCCACCGGCCGCGGCCCGGTCGTCGCCGGCGACCCGCACCGGATCCTCGAACTGCCCGGCGTCTACCAGCAGGTCCGCCTGGCCTGCCCCGAGTTCGACGTGCTCGGCTTCGCGTTCCCGGGGGTGCCGGGCCTGCCCCACTTCGGCCACGCCGGCGACGTGGCCTGGGCGGTCACCAACGCGATGGCCGACTACCAGGATGTCTACCGCGAGCGGCTGCGCCGCGACGGCGACGTGGTCCTGGTCCGCGAGGCCGACGGCTGGGCGCCGGCCCGCCGCCGGGTCGAACACGTCGTGGTACGCGACGGCGAGCCCGTCCCCGTCGAGGTGATCGAGACGGCCCGGGGGCCGGTGGTCGACCACGACCGGGACACCGGCGAGGCGCTGAGCCTGCGCGCGCCCAGCCGGGTCGAGCAGCGCTGCGGCTTCGACGCGCTGCTGCCACTGCTGCGGTCGCGGACCGTCGACGACGTCGCCACCGCGCTCAAGGACTGGGTCGAGCCGGTCAACAGCGTGCTCGTCGCCGACCGGTCGGGCGCGGTCACCCAGCTCGTCGCCGGCCTGGTGCCGGTGCGCGACGACCGGTGCCGCCGCGAGCCGGTGCCCGCCTGGGAGCCCCGCTACCGCTGGAGCGGCCGGTACGCGGCGCTGCCCCGCACGACGGTCACCGGGTCCACGGCCTGCGCCAACGACCGCCGGCCCGACGTGGCGGCGCTGGGCCGCGACTTCGCCCCGCCGCACCGGGCCCGCCGCATCCGCGCCCTGCTCGCCGAGGGCGCCGCGCCGGCGGCCGTGCACATGGACACCCGGCTCGACGTGGGCGTGCTGCGCGGCGTCCTCGGCCGGCTCGACCCCGACGCCCGCACCGGCCCGGCCCGCGACCTGTGGAAGCGGCTGGCCGCCTGGGACGGGCGGATGGCCGCCGACAGCGGCGACGCCGCCGCCTACGCCGCCTGGCGGGCGGCCCTCGCCCGGGGGCTGCACGAGCACCCGGCGCTGCGCCCGCTGCGCGCCCCGGGCGCGTACGACGAGCTGTTCCGGCCGTGGACGAACCCCCTCGGGCGGATCGGCCACGCCCTCGACGCCGTGGTGGCGGGGCTGCCCGGCCTCGGCGTCGACGTCGGGCCCGTGGCCGCCGCCGCCCTGGAGGAGGTCGCGCACGGCGACCCGCCCGGCACCTGGGGTCAGCGGCACGCCCTGCACCCCGTCCACCTGCCGGTCTGCCCCGAGGTCGACGCGGCGGTGGCGGCGATGCGCGACCGCGTCGCGCTGGCCGGCGACAGCGACTGCGTGCTCGCCACCAGCAGCGTCCCCGGCCTGTCGGACGCCTGCTGGCGCGGCCCGGTCGCCCGCTACGTGTGGGATCTGACCGACCGGGCGGCGAGCCGGTGGGTGGTGCCCTTCGGCGCGTCGGGTCGCCCCGACGACCCGCACTTCGCCGACCAGTTGCCGCTGTGGGCCACCGGCGACCTCGTCCCGGTGGAGACCGACTGGCGGCTGCTGACCCGTGAATCCGAGAAGAGGGACACGTGA
- a CDS encoding MFS transporter, protein MSLPAPAAEVPPAAPARPLRTRWLILAVLCLAQVTVVLDNTVLTVAVPVLTAELGASTADVQWTINAYALVQSGLLITAGGVVDRYGRRRMLLAGLVLFGLGSLLAALAGSTGQLVAARAGMGVGGALLVTSTLAVAMQVFDAAERPRAIGVWAAASALGFAAGPPVGGAILAHFPWEAIFLVNIPIVLLCLAAGAVLVPESRDPAGGRFDLAGVALSTAGLTAVVYAIIAGPERGWFSAPVLGAAVGGALLLAAFVRWELRVAHPMLDMGLFRNRRFVGAISGVVLITFGATGALFLLTQHLQFVRGYPAWEAGLRMVPFALSIVVLNLAGVAARLIHRLGTAAAIAVGMTLLAGGLLLVTHAPSDGYGVLLAGLLTMGTGCALANPAIVEAVMSAIPPEKAGSGAGVDGTMTEVGSSLGVAVLGAVLNARFAALLPAALAGAGSFPAALAAAATDAERGQVTAAFRAASETGQTVGAGAVLAGGLLAAWLLRRAQRAG, encoded by the coding sequence GTGAGCCTGCCCGCCCCGGCCGCCGAGGTGCCCCCGGCCGCCCCCGCCCGCCCGCTGCGCACCCGGTGGCTGATCCTCGCGGTGCTCTGCCTCGCCCAGGTCACCGTGGTGCTCGACAACACCGTGCTGACCGTGGCGGTGCCCGTGCTCACCGCCGAGCTGGGGGCCAGCACCGCCGACGTGCAGTGGACCATCAACGCGTACGCGCTGGTGCAGTCCGGGCTGCTGATCACCGCCGGCGGCGTCGTCGACCGGTACGGCCGCCGCCGGATGCTGCTCGCCGGCCTCGTCCTGTTCGGACTGGGCTCGCTGCTGGCCGCGCTCGCCGGGTCCACCGGCCAGCTCGTCGCCGCCCGCGCCGGGATGGGCGTCGGCGGGGCCCTGCTGGTCACCTCCACCCTGGCGGTGGCGATGCAGGTCTTCGACGCCGCCGAGCGCCCCCGGGCCATCGGCGTGTGGGCGGCGGCGAGCGCGCTGGGCTTCGCGGCCGGGCCGCCCGTCGGCGGCGCCATCCTCGCCCACTTCCCGTGGGAGGCGATCTTCCTGGTCAACATCCCGATCGTGCTGCTCTGCCTGGCGGCGGGCGCGGTCCTGGTGCCGGAGTCCCGGGACCCGGCCGGCGGGCGGTTCGACCTGGCCGGGGTGGCGCTGTCCACCGCCGGCCTGACCGCGGTGGTGTACGCCATCATCGCGGGCCCGGAGCGGGGCTGGTTCTCCGCACCGGTGCTCGGCGCGGCCGTCGGCGGCGCGCTGCTGCTCGCCGCCTTCGTCCGGTGGGAGCTGCGGGTCGCCCACCCCATGCTGGACATGGGCCTGTTCCGCAACCGCCGCTTCGTCGGCGCGATCTCCGGGGTCGTCCTGATCACCTTCGGCGCGACCGGCGCGCTGTTCCTGCTCACCCAGCACCTCCAGTTCGTCCGCGGCTACCCCGCCTGGGAGGCCGGGCTGCGGATGGTCCCGTTCGCGCTGTCCATCGTCGTGCTCAACCTCGCCGGGGTGGCCGCGCGGCTGATCCACCGGCTCGGGACGGCCGCCGCCATCGCCGTCGGCATGACGCTGCTCGCCGGCGGCCTCCTGCTGGTCACCCACGCCCCGTCCGACGGCTACGGCGTGCTGCTGGCCGGGCTGCTCACGATGGGCACCGGCTGCGCCCTGGCCAACCCGGCGATCGTGGAGGCGGTGATGAGCGCGATCCCGCCGGAGAAGGCCGGCTCGGGCGCCGGCGTGGACGGCACGATGACGGAGGTCGGCAGCAGCCTCGGCGTGGCCGTGCTGGGGGCGGTGCTCAACGCCCGGTTCGCCGCCCTCCTGCCCGCCGCGCTCGCCGGGGCCGGTTCGTTCCCCGCGGCGCTGGCGGCCGCCGCCACGGACGCCGAGCGTGGCCAGGTCACCGCCGCCTTCCGCGCCGCGTCGGAGACCGGGCAGACCGTCGGGGCCGGCGCGGTCCTCGCCGGCGGGCTGCTCGCCGCGTGGCTGCTGCGCCGCGCCCAGCGGGCCGGCTGA
- a CDS encoding siderophore-interacting protein, with the protein MKRNWEALVLRAMGGRTFRLTVRGTESVGGRYQRLHVDDGGLLAECGVHPTMWIRLWFDNDGRPHQRAYTLVDPDPAAGRFSLEFALHDGVAARWASAARVGDTIEATVQGSGFRLPDPAPRHLYLVGDAASLPAVNSLLDAAPDVPATVWVEYAHDDEKALPPRAREHHEVVWVPRRDEGRHLVDTVRSALPGVDDAHYWVACEAASTRDITRHLRRTLGVGRHQLTALGYWSAR; encoded by the coding sequence GTGAAACGGAACTGGGAAGCCCTGGTGCTGCGCGCGATGGGCGGCCGGACCTTCCGGCTCACGGTGCGGGGGACGGAGTCGGTGGGCGGGCGCTACCAGCGGCTCCACGTCGACGACGGCGGCCTGCTCGCCGAGTGCGGCGTCCACCCCACCATGTGGATCCGGCTGTGGTTCGACAACGACGGCCGGCCCCACCAGCGCGCCTACACCCTCGTGGACCCGGACCCGGCGGCCGGGCGGTTCAGCCTGGAGTTCGCCCTGCACGACGGGGTCGCGGCCCGCTGGGCGAGCGCCGCCCGCGTCGGCGACACCATCGAGGCCACCGTGCAGGGCAGCGGGTTCCGCCTGCCCGACCCCGCCCCGCGCCACCTCTACCTGGTCGGCGACGCCGCGTCGCTGCCGGCCGTGAACAGCCTGCTCGACGCCGCCCCCGACGTGCCGGCGACGGTCTGGGTCGAGTACGCCCACGACGACGAGAAGGCGCTGCCGCCCCGGGCCCGCGAGCACCACGAGGTCGTCTGGGTGCCGCGCCGCGACGAGGGCCGGCACCTCGTCGACACCGTCCGCTCGGCGCTGCCCGGCGTCGACGACGCGCACTACTGGGTGGCCTGCGAGGCCGCCAGCACCCGGGACATCACCCGGCACCTGCGCCGCACCCTCGGCGTCGGCCGGCACCAGCTCACCGCGCTGGGCTACTGGAGCGCCCGGTGA
- a CDS encoding PucR family transcriptional regulator, which produces MTMPERAGALGALLRDLATDRRVVDEMVEAARVHSPEVARLPTAENRRHVAALLAAGLASFERLTEPSERDFAEARRLGADRAAQGVSVAGLLRGVQAGRQRVVEIALDRGRAAGIPDTALLDALLELGRYASALERALVDGHHTAELELARSRRDARNRLLRRLLLDEAGDARPGDALGPRPDDLAAFGLRPDGRYHCVVTELTDPARIAAVERQLCGGGALFGAVDDRLAGLCVRLPPADLADAAGLVVAAPARPLAQAPALHRLCVAALRAASRAGLRGLHRVVDLAGETALAAQPALADLVSGELLAALDAADEFHRQLASTALTYLDHGQRLDRTAEALHLHPNTVRYRLRRLQELTGMPPTLAEPGGRWPVPQTVRWWWALRTWLAGDPLGEAAAGRPGAARSHRPAR; this is translated from the coding sequence ATGACGATGCCGGAGCGGGCCGGGGCCCTCGGCGCGCTGCTGCGCGACCTGGCGACCGACCGGCGGGTGGTGGACGAGATGGTCGAGGCGGCCCGGGTGCACTCGCCCGAGGTGGCCCGGCTGCCGACGGCCGAGAACCGCCGGCACGTGGCGGCGCTGCTGGCCGCCGGGCTGGCGTCGTTCGAGCGGCTGACGGAGCCCAGCGAGCGGGACTTCGCCGAGGCCCGCCGCCTCGGCGCCGACCGGGCGGCGCAGGGCGTCTCGGTCGCCGGCCTGCTGCGCGGGGTGCAGGCCGGCCGGCAGCGCGTGGTCGAGATCGCACTGGACCGGGGACGGGCCGCCGGGATACCCGACACCGCGCTGCTGGACGCCCTGCTGGAGCTCGGCCGGTACGCCAGCGCGCTGGAACGCGCCCTGGTCGACGGCCACCACACGGCGGAGCTGGAGCTGGCCCGCTCCCGCCGCGACGCCCGCAACCGGCTGCTGCGGCGGCTGCTGCTCGACGAGGCGGGCGACGCGCGCCCCGGGGACGCCCTCGGGCCGCGCCCCGACGACCTGGCCGCCTTCGGGCTGCGCCCCGACGGCCGCTACCACTGCGTCGTCACCGAGCTGACCGACCCGGCCCGGATCGCGGCGGTGGAGCGGCAGCTCTGCGGCGGCGGCGCGCTCTTCGGCGCCGTCGACGACCGGCTCGCCGGCCTGTGCGTACGACTGCCGCCCGCCGACCTCGCCGACGCGGCCGGGCTCGTGGTGGCCGCCCCGGCGCGGCCCCTGGCGCAGGCCCCGGCCCTGCACCGGCTCTGCGTGGCCGCCCTGCGCGCCGCGTCCCGGGCCGGGCTGCGTGGCCTGCACCGGGTGGTCGACCTCGCCGGGGAGACCGCGCTGGCCGCCCAGCCGGCCCTGGCCGACCTGGTCAGCGGGGAGCTGCTGGCGGCCCTCGACGCGGCCGACGAGTTCCACCGGCAGCTCGCCTCGACCGCGCTGACCTACCTCGACCACGGCCAGCGGCTGGACCGCACGGCCGAGGCCCTGCACCTGCACCCGAACACCGTGCGCTACCGGCTGCGCCGGTTGCAGGAGCTGACCGGGATGCCGCCGACCCTCGCCGAGCCGGGCGGCCGGTGGCCGGTGCCGCAGACGGTGCGCTGGTGGTGGGCGCTGCGCACCTGGCTCGCCGGCGACCCGCTGGGCGAGGCGGCCGCCGGCCGTCCCGGGGCCGCCCGGTCGCACCGCCCGGCGAGGTGA